One region of Citrus sinensis cultivar Valencia sweet orange chromosome 6, DVS_A1.0, whole genome shotgun sequence genomic DNA includes:
- the LOC102628842 gene encoding uncharacterized protein LOC102628842 isoform X4, translating to MNHQPPSTTPRPPLPPPSPTTTTGDCGNCGAHVATFLFNVRLRGIHRRVCTKCVLKLHPSSFCPVCFAFYDSSPPHPSKRQACSQCSSFTHSHCATSPPSPYLCRLCSPSSSITLMNDMSSSSPKRIDDKSAAIVLCAAKIASSSMAKAVTVARNEAEKKVRDAALARKKAREALERVGVLITKNSNQNNNNNKNNNNKDSGSVLQASGSESFFNAVAKKESLSQDFINTSQTPNKQTLLLL from the exons atgaaccatCAGCCACCGTCAACAACTCCTCGTCCTCCTCTTCCGCCGCCGTCGCCAACAACAACAACCGGAGACTGCGGAAATTGTGGGGCCCACGTAGCCACATTCCTCTTCAACGTCCGCTTACGTGGCATCCACCGAAGGGTCTGCACCAAGTGCGTCCTCAAGCTCCACCCATCGTCGTTCTGCCCAGTCTGCTTCGCCTTCTACGATTCCAGCCCTCCTCACCCTTCCAAGCGCCAAGCCTGCTCCCAGTGCTCTTCCTTCACCCACTCCCACTGCGCCACGTCACCACCATCCCCCTATCTCTGCCGCCTCTGCTCCCCCTCCTCCTCCATAACCCTAATGAACGACATGTCGTCCTCGTCCCCCAAGAGGATCGACGACAAGTCGGCCGCCATAGTTTTATGCGCCGCGAAGATTGCGTCGTCGTCTATGGCGAAGGCCGTGACCGTGGCCAGGAACGAGGCGGAGAAGAAGGTCAGAGACGCTGCCTTGGCTAGGAAGAAAGCTCGTGAGGCCTTGGAACGCGTTGGCGTTTTGATTACTAAAAATagtaatcaaaataataacaataataaaaataataacaacaaagaCAGCGGCTCTGTTCTTCAGGCTTCTGGGTCTGAGAGTTTCTTCAATGCTGTTGCCAAGAAAGAAAGCTTATCTCAGGATTTCATTAACACTTCCCAGACTCCTAATAAACAa ACTTTGCTATTACTGTAG
- the LOC102626994 gene encoding uncharacterized protein LOC102626994 isoform X2 codes for MKFNDFKTEVAEMFNCSFNTVSLKYFLPGNKKTLITISNDKDLQRMIKFNWDSVTTDVFVILEEIVERDVSNMPASRSSRTTLSESVPPVDVVDDMVDGNIIPLGASLDDVVDTNHIDMNIDDTQIDLPDEISPILPLTGSNDEKHVKTAQQWQNTITGVGQRFSSVHEFRELLRKYAIAHQFAFKYKKNDSHRVTVKCKAEGCPWRIHASRLSTTQLICIKKMNPTHTCEGAVVTNGNQATRSWVASIIKEKLKVFPNYKPKDIVNDIKQEYGIQLNYFQAWRGKEIAKEQLQGSYKEAYNQLPLFCERIMETNPGSLATFTTKEDSSFHRLFVSFHASLYGFIQGCRPLLFLDSVPLKSKYQGTLLAATAADGDDGVFPVAFAVVDAETNDDWHWFLLQLKSALSTATCPITFVADKQKGLRESIAEIFKGSFHGYCLRYLTEQLVKDLKGQFSHEVKRLMIEDFYAAAYAPTPEEFERSIESIKSISLEAYNWILQSEYLNWANAFFQGARYNHMTSNFGELFYSWASDANELPITQMVDVIRGKIMELIYTRRTDSNQWLTRLTPSVEEKLEKESLKVRSLQVLLSAGRTFEVRGDSIEVVDIDHWDCSCKGWQLTGLPCCHAIAVLSCIGCSPYDYCSRYFMTESYRSTYSESINPIPDFDRPAMKDSSQLAVTVTPPPTRRPPGRPTTKKIGTQDVMKRQLQCSKCKGLGHNKSTCKETL; via the exons ATGAAGTTCAATGATTTTAAGACAGAAGTGGCTGAGATGTTTAACTGTAGTTTTAATACGGTTTCGCTCAAGTACTTCCTCCCAGGTAACAAGAAAACTCTAATAACAATCTCCAATGATAAGGACCTGCAGAGGATGATTAAATTTAACTGGGATTCTGTCACTACCGATGTTTTTGTTATATTGGAAGAAATTGTCGAGCGTGATGTCTCGAACATGCCTGCCAGTAG ATCGAGTAGAACAACTCTGTCAGAATCAGTGCCTCCGGTTGACGTTGTTGACGACATGGTCGATGGTAACATCATCCCACTTGGTGCATCTCTGGATGACGTAGTTGATACCAACCATATTGATATGAACATTGATGACACACAGATCGATCTCCCAGATGAAATATCGCCCATTCTTCCTCTTACTGGTTCCAATGATGAGAAGCATGTTAAAACTGCTCAGCAGTGGCAGAATACTATCACAGGTGTAGGCCAACGTTTCAGCAGTGTTCATGAGTTCCGTGAACTGCTACGCAAATATGCCATTGCACATCAATTTGCTTTCAAGTATAAAAAGAATGATAGTCATCGTGTGACTGTTAAATGCAAAGCAGAAGGTTGTCCTTGGAGAATTCATGCATCGAGACTGTCAACTACTCAACTAATTTGTATCAAGAAGATGAATCCAACACATACATGCGAAGGGGCTGTTGTGACTAATGGGAATCAGGCAACTAGGAGTTGGGTGGCTAGTATTATTAAGGAGAAGCTGAAAGTTTTCCCTAACTACAAGCCCAAAGATATTGTCAATGATATCAAACAGGAATATGGGATCCAACTAAACTACTTTCAGGCCTGGCGTGGGAAAGAAATAGCGAAGGAGCAGCTTCAGGGCTCTTACAAAGAGGCATATAATCAGCTACCCCTTTTCTGTGAGAGGATAATGGAGACCAATCCTGGTAGTCTTGCAACTTTCACCACTAAGGAGGACTCAAGTTTTCATCGTCTCTTTGTCTCATTCCATGCATCATTGTACGGCTTTATTCAAGGTTGCCGGCCTCTCCTTTTCCTGGATAGTGTACCTTTAAAGTCAAAATATCAGGGTACTTTGTTGGCTGCAACAGCTGCAGATGGGGATGATGGAGTGTTTCCTGTTGCTTTTGCTGTAGTAGATGCAGAAACTAATGATGACTGGCATTGGTTTTTGTTGCAATTGAAGTCTGCATTATCAACAGCAACTTGTCCCATAACATTTGTGGCAGACAAACAGAAAGGTCTGAGAGAGTCTATAGCTGAGATATTTAAGGGTTCATTCCATGGTTATTGCCTACGATACTTGACCGAACAACTTGTAAAAGACTTGAAGGGGCAGTTTTCTCATGAAGTGAAGCGGCTCATGATTGAGGATTTTTATGCTGCTGCATATGCTCCAACACCTGAAGAATTCGAAAGGAGCATTGAAAGCATCAAAAGTATTTCTTTGGAAGCGTACAATTGGATCCTACAGAGTGAGTACCTGAATTGGGCAAATGCATTCTTCCAGGGTGCAAGATATAACCATATGACGTCAAATTTTGGAGAGCTGTTCTACAGCTGGGCGTCAGATGCCAATGAATTGCCAATAACACAGATGGTTGATGTGATACGGGGTAAGATTATGGAGTTAATTTACACAAGGCGAACAGATTCCAACCAGTGGCTGACAAGATTAACACCATCCGTGGAAGAAAAGCTAGAAAAGGAGAGCTTGAAGGTCCGTTCCCTGCAAGTGCTATTGTCAGCTGGGAGAACATTTGAGGTTCGTGGTGACTCTATTGAAGTGGTTGATATTGATCACTGGGATTGTAGCTGCAAAGGGTGGCAACTTACTGGTTTACCATGCTGCCATGCTATTGCTGTCCTTAGCTGTATTGGGTGTAGCCCGTATGATTATTGTTCTAGATACTTTATGACTGAGAGCTACAGATCAACATATTCAGAGTCAATAAATCCTATTCCAGATTTTGATAGGCCTGCGATGAAAGATTCTTCTCAGCTTGCAGTTACTGTAACCCCTCCCCCTACTCGCCGTCCGCCTGGCCGACCTACTACCAAGAAAATTGGTACCCAAGATGTGATGAAGCGTCAACTCCAGTGCAGCAAATGCAAGGGTCTGGGACACAATAAATCCACTTGCAAAGAGACCTTGTAG
- the LOC102628842 gene encoding uncharacterized protein LOC102628842 isoform X3, with product MNHQPPSTTPRPPLPPPSPTTTTGDCGNCGAHVATFLFNVRLRGIHRRVCTKCVLKLHPSSFCPVCFAFYDSSPPHPSKRQACSQCSSFTHSHCATSPPSPYLCRLCSPSSSITLMNDMSSSSPKRIDDKSAAIVLCAAKIASSSMAKAVTVARNEAEKKVRDAALARKKAREALERVGVLITKNSNQNNNNNKNNNNKDSGSVLQASGSESFFNAVAKKESLSQDFINTSQTPNKQVQELKCNLS from the exons atgaaccatCAGCCACCGTCAACAACTCCTCGTCCTCCTCTTCCGCCGCCGTCGCCAACAACAACAACCGGAGACTGCGGAAATTGTGGGGCCCACGTAGCCACATTCCTCTTCAACGTCCGCTTACGTGGCATCCACCGAAGGGTCTGCACCAAGTGCGTCCTCAAGCTCCACCCATCGTCGTTCTGCCCAGTCTGCTTCGCCTTCTACGATTCCAGCCCTCCTCACCCTTCCAAGCGCCAAGCCTGCTCCCAGTGCTCTTCCTTCACCCACTCCCACTGCGCCACGTCACCACCATCCCCCTATCTCTGCCGCCTCTGCTCCCCCTCCTCCTCCATAACCCTAATGAACGACATGTCGTCCTCGTCCCCCAAGAGGATCGACGACAAGTCGGCCGCCATAGTTTTATGCGCCGCGAAGATTGCGTCGTCGTCTATGGCGAAGGCCGTGACCGTGGCCAGGAACGAGGCGGAGAAGAAGGTCAGAGACGCTGCCTTGGCTAGGAAGAAAGCTCGTGAGGCCTTGGAACGCGTTGGCGTTTTGATTACTAAAAATagtaatcaaaataataacaataataaaaataataacaacaaagaCAGCGGCTCTGTTCTTCAGGCTTCTGGGTCTGAGAGTTTCTTCAATGCTGTTGCCAAGAAAGAAAGCTTATCTCAGGATTTCATTAACACTTCCCAGACTCCTAATAAACAa GTTCAAGAATTAAAATGTAACCTGTCATAG
- the LOC102628842 gene encoding uncharacterized protein LOC102628842 isoform X2, translating to MNHQPPSTTPRPPLPPPSPTTTTGDCGNCGAHVATFLFNVRLRGIHRRVCTKCVLKLHPSSFCPVCFAFYDSSPPHPSKRQACSQCSSFTHSHCATSPPSPYLCRLCSPSSSITLMNDMSSSSPKRIDDKSAAIVLCAAKIASSSMAKAVTVARNEAEKKVRDAALARKKAREALERVGVLITKNSNQNNNNNKNNNNKDSGSVLQASGSESFFNAVAKKESLSQDFINTSQTPNKQISPPLTSFQGNNQIP from the exons atgaaccatCAGCCACCGTCAACAACTCCTCGTCCTCCTCTTCCGCCGCCGTCGCCAACAACAACAACCGGAGACTGCGGAAATTGTGGGGCCCACGTAGCCACATTCCTCTTCAACGTCCGCTTACGTGGCATCCACCGAAGGGTCTGCACCAAGTGCGTCCTCAAGCTCCACCCATCGTCGTTCTGCCCAGTCTGCTTCGCCTTCTACGATTCCAGCCCTCCTCACCCTTCCAAGCGCCAAGCCTGCTCCCAGTGCTCTTCCTTCACCCACTCCCACTGCGCCACGTCACCACCATCCCCCTATCTCTGCCGCCTCTGCTCCCCCTCCTCCTCCATAACCCTAATGAACGACATGTCGTCCTCGTCCCCCAAGAGGATCGACGACAAGTCGGCCGCCATAGTTTTATGCGCCGCGAAGATTGCGTCGTCGTCTATGGCGAAGGCCGTGACCGTGGCCAGGAACGAGGCGGAGAAGAAGGTCAGAGACGCTGCCTTGGCTAGGAAGAAAGCTCGTGAGGCCTTGGAACGCGTTGGCGTTTTGATTACTAAAAATagtaatcaaaataataacaataataaaaataataacaacaaagaCAGCGGCTCTGTTCTTCAGGCTTCTGGGTCTGAGAGTTTCTTCAATGCTGTTGCCAAGAAAGAAAGCTTATCTCAGGATTTCATTAACACTTCCCAGACTCCTAATAAACAa ATTTCTCCTCCACTAACTTCTTTTCAGGGTAATAATCAAATACCATGA
- the LOC102628842 gene encoding uncharacterized protein LOC102628842 isoform X5 produces MNHQPPSTTPRPPLPPPSPTTTTGDCGNCGAHVATFLFNVRLRGIHRRVCTKCVLKLHPSSFCPVCFAFYDSSPPHPSKRQACSQCSSFTHSHCATSPPSPYLCRLCSPSSSITLMNDMSSSSPKRIDDKSAAIVLCAAKIASSSMAKAVTVARNEAEKKVRDAALARKKAREALERVGVLITKNSNQNNNNNKNNNNKDSGSVLQASGSESFFNAVAKKESLSQDFINTSQTPNKQV; encoded by the exons atgaaccatCAGCCACCGTCAACAACTCCTCGTCCTCCTCTTCCGCCGCCGTCGCCAACAACAACAACCGGAGACTGCGGAAATTGTGGGGCCCACGTAGCCACATTCCTCTTCAACGTCCGCTTACGTGGCATCCACCGAAGGGTCTGCACCAAGTGCGTCCTCAAGCTCCACCCATCGTCGTTCTGCCCAGTCTGCTTCGCCTTCTACGATTCCAGCCCTCCTCACCCTTCCAAGCGCCAAGCCTGCTCCCAGTGCTCTTCCTTCACCCACTCCCACTGCGCCACGTCACCACCATCCCCCTATCTCTGCCGCCTCTGCTCCCCCTCCTCCTCCATAACCCTAATGAACGACATGTCGTCCTCGTCCCCCAAGAGGATCGACGACAAGTCGGCCGCCATAGTTTTATGCGCCGCGAAGATTGCGTCGTCGTCTATGGCGAAGGCCGTGACCGTGGCCAGGAACGAGGCGGAGAAGAAGGTCAGAGACGCTGCCTTGGCTAGGAAGAAAGCTCGTGAGGCCTTGGAACGCGTTGGCGTTTTGATTACTAAAAATagtaatcaaaataataacaataataaaaataataacaacaaagaCAGCGGCTCTGTTCTTCAGGCTTCTGGGTCTGAGAGTTTCTTCAATGCTGTTGCCAAGAAAGAAAGCTTATCTCAGGATTTCATTAACACTTCCCAGACTCCTAATAAACAa GTTTAA
- the LOC102626994 gene encoding uncharacterized protein LOC102626994 isoform X3, whose translation MVDGNIIPLGASLDDVVDTNHIDMNIDDTQIDLPDEISPILPLTGSNDEKHVKTAQQWQNTITGVGQRFSSVHEFRELLRKYAIAHQFAFKYKKNDSHRVTVKCKAEGCPWRIHASRLSTTQLICIKKMNPTHTCEGAVVTNGNQATRSWVASIIKEKLKVFPNYKPKDIVNDIKQEYGIQLNYFQAWRGKEIAKEQLQGSYKEAYNQLPLFCERIMETNPGSLATFTTKEDSSFHRLFVSFHASLYGFIQGCRPLLFLDSVPLKSKYQGTLLAATAADGDDGVFPVAFAVVDAETNDDWHWFLLQLKSALSTATCPITFVADKQKGLRESIAEIFKGSFHGYCLRYLTEQLVKDLKGQFSHEVKRLMIEDFYAAAYAPTPEEFERSIESIKSISLEAYNWILQSEYLNWANAFFQGARYNHMTSNFGELFYSWASDANELPITQMVDVIRGKIMELIYTRRTDSNQWLTRLTPSVEEKLEKESLKVRSLQVLLSAGRTFEVRGDSIEVVDIDHWDCSCKGWQLTGLPCCHAIAVLSCIGCSPYDYCSRYFMTESYRSTYSESINPIPDFDRPAMKDSSQLAVTVTPPPTRRPPGRPTTKKIGTQDVMKRQLQCSKCKGLGHNKSTCKETL comes from the coding sequence ATGGTCGATGGTAACATCATCCCACTTGGTGCATCTCTGGATGACGTAGTTGATACCAACCATATTGATATGAACATTGATGACACACAGATCGATCTCCCAGATGAAATATCGCCCATTCTTCCTCTTACTGGTTCCAATGATGAGAAGCATGTTAAAACTGCTCAGCAGTGGCAGAATACTATCACAGGTGTAGGCCAACGTTTCAGCAGTGTTCATGAGTTCCGTGAACTGCTACGCAAATATGCCATTGCACATCAATTTGCTTTCAAGTATAAAAAGAATGATAGTCATCGTGTGACTGTTAAATGCAAAGCAGAAGGTTGTCCTTGGAGAATTCATGCATCGAGACTGTCAACTACTCAACTAATTTGTATCAAGAAGATGAATCCAACACATACATGCGAAGGGGCTGTTGTGACTAATGGGAATCAGGCAACTAGGAGTTGGGTGGCTAGTATTATTAAGGAGAAGCTGAAAGTTTTCCCTAACTACAAGCCCAAAGATATTGTCAATGATATCAAACAGGAATATGGGATCCAACTAAACTACTTTCAGGCCTGGCGTGGGAAAGAAATAGCGAAGGAGCAGCTTCAGGGCTCTTACAAAGAGGCATATAATCAGCTACCCCTTTTCTGTGAGAGGATAATGGAGACCAATCCTGGTAGTCTTGCAACTTTCACCACTAAGGAGGACTCAAGTTTTCATCGTCTCTTTGTCTCATTCCATGCATCATTGTACGGCTTTATTCAAGGTTGCCGGCCTCTCCTTTTCCTGGATAGTGTACCTTTAAAGTCAAAATATCAGGGTACTTTGTTGGCTGCAACAGCTGCAGATGGGGATGATGGAGTGTTTCCTGTTGCTTTTGCTGTAGTAGATGCAGAAACTAATGATGACTGGCATTGGTTTTTGTTGCAATTGAAGTCTGCATTATCAACAGCAACTTGTCCCATAACATTTGTGGCAGACAAACAGAAAGGTCTGAGAGAGTCTATAGCTGAGATATTTAAGGGTTCATTCCATGGTTATTGCCTACGATACTTGACCGAACAACTTGTAAAAGACTTGAAGGGGCAGTTTTCTCATGAAGTGAAGCGGCTCATGATTGAGGATTTTTATGCTGCTGCATATGCTCCAACACCTGAAGAATTCGAAAGGAGCATTGAAAGCATCAAAAGTATTTCTTTGGAAGCGTACAATTGGATCCTACAGAGTGAGTACCTGAATTGGGCAAATGCATTCTTCCAGGGTGCAAGATATAACCATATGACGTCAAATTTTGGAGAGCTGTTCTACAGCTGGGCGTCAGATGCCAATGAATTGCCAATAACACAGATGGTTGATGTGATACGGGGTAAGATTATGGAGTTAATTTACACAAGGCGAACAGATTCCAACCAGTGGCTGACAAGATTAACACCATCCGTGGAAGAAAAGCTAGAAAAGGAGAGCTTGAAGGTCCGTTCCCTGCAAGTGCTATTGTCAGCTGGGAGAACATTTGAGGTTCGTGGTGACTCTATTGAAGTGGTTGATATTGATCACTGGGATTGTAGCTGCAAAGGGTGGCAACTTACTGGTTTACCATGCTGCCATGCTATTGCTGTCCTTAGCTGTATTGGGTGTAGCCCGTATGATTATTGTTCTAGATACTTTATGACTGAGAGCTACAGATCAACATATTCAGAGTCAATAAATCCTATTCCAGATTTTGATAGGCCTGCGATGAAAGATTCTTCTCAGCTTGCAGTTACTGTAACCCCTCCCCCTACTCGCCGTCCGCCTGGCCGACCTACTACCAAGAAAATTGGTACCCAAGATGTGATGAAGCGTCAACTCCAGTGCAGCAAATGCAAGGGTCTGGGACACAATAAATCCACTTGCAAAGAGACCTTGTAG
- the LOC102628842 gene encoding uncharacterized protein LOC102628842 isoform X1 has translation MNHQPPSTTPRPPLPPPSPTTTTGDCGNCGAHVATFLFNVRLRGIHRRVCTKCVLKLHPSSFCPVCFAFYDSSPPHPSKRQACSQCSSFTHSHCATSPPSPYLCRLCSPSSSITLMNDMSSSSPKRIDDKSAAIVLCAAKIASSSMAKAVTVARNEAEKKVRDAALARKKAREALERVGVLITKNSNQNNNNNKNNNNKDSGSVLQASGSESFFNAVAKKESLSQDFINTSQTPNKQGLFANKVKPEWNGIN, from the exons atgaaccatCAGCCACCGTCAACAACTCCTCGTCCTCCTCTTCCGCCGCCGTCGCCAACAACAACAACCGGAGACTGCGGAAATTGTGGGGCCCACGTAGCCACATTCCTCTTCAACGTCCGCTTACGTGGCATCCACCGAAGGGTCTGCACCAAGTGCGTCCTCAAGCTCCACCCATCGTCGTTCTGCCCAGTCTGCTTCGCCTTCTACGATTCCAGCCCTCCTCACCCTTCCAAGCGCCAAGCCTGCTCCCAGTGCTCTTCCTTCACCCACTCCCACTGCGCCACGTCACCACCATCCCCCTATCTCTGCCGCCTCTGCTCCCCCTCCTCCTCCATAACCCTAATGAACGACATGTCGTCCTCGTCCCCCAAGAGGATCGACGACAAGTCGGCCGCCATAGTTTTATGCGCCGCGAAGATTGCGTCGTCGTCTATGGCGAAGGCCGTGACCGTGGCCAGGAACGAGGCGGAGAAGAAGGTCAGAGACGCTGCCTTGGCTAGGAAGAAAGCTCGTGAGGCCTTGGAACGCGTTGGCGTTTTGATTACTAAAAATagtaatcaaaataataacaataataaaaataataacaacaaagaCAGCGGCTCTGTTCTTCAGGCTTCTGGGTCTGAGAGTTTCTTCAATGCTGTTGCCAAGAAAGAAAGCTTATCTCAGGATTTCATTAACACTTCCCAGACTCCTAATAAACAa GGTCTGTTTGCGAATAAGGTGAAACCAGAGTGGAACGGAATCAATTAG
- the LOC102626994 gene encoding uncharacterized protein LOC102626994 isoform X1 codes for MAGDKIIAICQLGGEFETDKDGSLSYKGGDAHAIDVDEQMKFNDFKTEVAEMFNCSFNAILLKYFLPGNKKTLITISNDKDLQRMIKFNGDSATTDVFVILEEIVEPDVSNMPASRSSRTTLSESVPPVDVVDDMVDGNIIPLGASLDDVVDTNHIDMNIDDTQIDLPDEISPILPLTGSNDEKHVKTAQQWQNTITGVGQRFSSVHEFRELLRKYAIAHQFAFKYKKNDSHRVTVKCKAEGCPWRIHASRLSTTQLICIKKMNPTHTCEGAVVTNGNQATRSWVASIIKEKLKVFPNYKPKDIVNDIKQEYGIQLNYFQAWRGKEIAKEQLQGSYKEAYNQLPLFCERIMETNPGSLATFTTKEDSSFHRLFVSFHASLYGFIQGCRPLLFLDSVPLKSKYQGTLLAATAADGDDGVFPVAFAVVDAETNDDWHWFLLQLKSALSTATCPITFVADKQKGLRESIAEIFKGSFHGYCLRYLTEQLVKDLKGQFSHEVKRLMIEDFYAAAYAPTPEEFERSIESIKSISLEAYNWILQSEYLNWANAFFQGARYNHMTSNFGELFYSWASDANELPITQMVDVIRGKIMELIYTRRTDSNQWLTRLTPSVEEKLEKESLKVRSLQVLLSAGRTFEVRGDSIEVVDIDHWDCSCKGWQLTGLPCCHAIAVLSCIGCSPYDYCSRYFMTESYRSTYSESINPIPDFDRPAMKDSSQLAVTVTPPPTRRPPGRPTTKKIGTQDVMKRQLQCSKCKGLGHNKSTCKETL; via the exons ATGGCGGGGGACAAGATTATAGCGATTTGTCAGTTGGGTGGTGAATTTGAGACTGACAAGGATGGTTCATTGTCATATAAGGGTGGTGATGCGCATGCCATTGATGTTGATGAGCAAATGAAGTTCAATGATTTTAAGACAGAAGTAGCTGAGATGTTTAACTGTAGTTTTAATGCGATTTTGCTCAAGTACTTCCTCCCAGGTAACAAGAAAACTCTCATAACAATATCCAATGATAAGGACCTGCAGCGGatgattaaatttaatggggATTCTGCCACTACTGATGTATTTGTCATACTGGAAGAAATTGTAGAGCCTGATGTCTCGAACATGCCTGCCAGTAG ATCGAGTAGAACAACTCTGTCAGAATCAGTGCCTCCGGTTGACGTTGTTGACGACATGGTCGATGGTAACATCATCCCACTTGGTGCATCTCTGGATGACGTAGTTGATACCAACCATATTGATATGAACATTGATGACACACAGATCGATCTCCCAGATGAAATATCGCCCATTCTTCCTCTTACTGGTTCCAATGATGAGAAGCATGTTAAAACTGCTCAGCAGTGGCAGAATACTATCACAGGTGTAGGCCAACGTTTCAGCAGTGTTCATGAGTTCCGTGAACTGCTACGCAAATATGCCATTGCACATCAATTTGCTTTCAAGTATAAAAAGAATGATAGTCATCGTGTGACTGTTAAATGCAAAGCAGAAGGTTGTCCTTGGAGAATTCATGCATCGAGACTGTCAACTACTCAACTAATTTGTATCAAGAAGATGAATCCAACACATACATGCGAAGGGGCTGTTGTGACTAATGGGAATCAGGCAACTAGGAGTTGGGTGGCTAGTATTATTAAGGAGAAGCTGAAAGTTTTCCCTAACTACAAGCCCAAAGATATTGTCAATGATATCAAACAGGAATATGGGATCCAACTAAACTACTTTCAGGCCTGGCGTGGGAAAGAAATAGCGAAGGAGCAGCTTCAGGGCTCTTACAAAGAGGCATATAATCAGCTACCCCTTTTCTGTGAGAGGATAATGGAGACCAATCCTGGTAGTCTTGCAACTTTCACCACTAAGGAGGACTCAAGTTTTCATCGTCTCTTTGTCTCATTCCATGCATCATTGTACGGCTTTATTCAAGGTTGCCGGCCTCTCCTTTTCCTGGATAGTGTACCTTTAAAGTCAAAATATCAGGGTACTTTGTTGGCTGCAACAGCTGCAGATGGGGATGATGGAGTGTTTCCTGTTGCTTTTGCTGTAGTAGATGCAGAAACTAATGATGACTGGCATTGGTTTTTGTTGCAATTGAAGTCTGCATTATCAACAGCAACTTGTCCCATAACATTTGTGGCAGACAAACAGAAAGGTCTGAGAGAGTCTATAGCTGAGATATTTAAGGGTTCATTCCATGGTTATTGCCTACGATACTTGACCGAACAACTTGTAAAAGACTTGAAGGGGCAGTTTTCTCATGAAGTGAAGCGGCTCATGATTGAGGATTTTTATGCTGCTGCATATGCTCCAACACCTGAAGAATTCGAAAGGAGCATTGAAAGCATCAAAAGTATTTCTTTGGAAGCGTACAATTGGATCCTACAGAGTGAGTACCTGAATTGGGCAAATGCATTCTTCCAGGGTGCAAGATATAACCATATGACGTCAAATTTTGGAGAGCTGTTCTACAGCTGGGCGTCAGATGCCAATGAATTGCCAATAACACAGATGGTTGATGTGATACGGGGTAAGATTATGGAGTTAATTTACACAAGGCGAACAGATTCCAACCAGTGGCTGACAAGATTAACACCATCCGTGGAAGAAAAGCTAGAAAAGGAGAGCTTGAAGGTCCGTTCCCTGCAAGTGCTATTGTCAGCTGGGAGAACATTTGAGGTTCGTGGTGACTCTATTGAAGTGGTTGATATTGATCACTGGGATTGTAGCTGCAAAGGGTGGCAACTTACTGGTTTACCATGCTGCCATGCTATTGCTGTCCTTAGCTGTATTGGGTGTAGCCCGTATGATTATTGTTCTAGATACTTTATGACTGAGAGCTACAGATCAACATATTCAGAGTCAATAAATCCTATTCCAGATTTTGATAGGCCTGCGATGAAAGATTCTTCTCAGCTTGCAGTTACTGTAACCCCTCCCCCTACTCGCCGTCCGCCTGGCCGACCTACTACCAAGAAAATTGGTACCCAAGATGTGATGAAGCGTCAACTCCAGTGCAGCAAATGCAAGGGTCTGGGACACAATAAATCCACTTGCAAAGAGACCTTGTAG